A region from the Cuculus canorus isolate bCucCan1 chromosome 14, bCucCan1.pri, whole genome shotgun sequence genome encodes:
- the LOC104065591 gene encoding alpha-2Db adrenergic receptor, translating to MEPDSAVLNASGNSSSTGSAPHSPVAMGLILLAALAILLATVVGNVLVVAAVSTSRALQAPQNLFLVSLASADILVAILVLPFSLANEVMGYWYFGGLWCSLYLALDVLLCTASIGHLCAISLDRYWAVTRAARLNLRRSPGRVKGMIGAVWVAAAVVALPPLLWVQPGGRECQLSQETWYVLASCAASFFAPCLVMVAVYCRIYHLTARRTAALLTTHAPRPTGKKGLETGMPSRRRRSQHQSMSLCRQRLVRARERRFTVVLAVVMGAFVLCWFPFFFTYSLGAICREGCHISKPLFSFFFWIGYCNSSLNPLIYTLFNRDFRAAFRRLLAVPCWTAPSTPP from the coding sequence ATGGAGCCAGACAGCGCCGTCCTCAATGCCTCCggtaacagcagcagcaccggcAGTGCCCCACACTCACCTGTGGCCATGGGGCTCATCCTACTGGCTGCCCTGgccatcctgctggccacggtgGTGGGCAACGTGCTGGTGGTGGCAGCTGTCTCCACCAGCCGGGCCCTGCAGGCTCCACAGAACCTCTTCCTCGTGTCCCTGGCATCGGCAGACATCCTGGTGGCCATCCTCGTCCTGCCCTTCTCGCTGGCCAACGAGGTGATGGGCTACTGGTATTTCGGTGGCCTGTGGTGCAGCCTGTACCTGGCGCTGGATGTGCTGCTCTGCACCGCCTCCATCGGGCACCTCTGCGCCATCAGCCTCGACCGCTACTGGGCTGTCACCCGGGCAGCCCGGCTCAACCTGCGCCGCAGCCCTGGGCGGGTGAAGGGGATGATCGGGGCAGTCTGGGTGGCAGCAGCCGTGGTGGCACTGCCACCACTTCTGTGGGTCCAGCCAGGGGGCCGGGAATGCCAGCTGAGCCAGGAGACCTGGTACGTGCTGGCCTCCTGCGCCGCCTCCTTCTTCGCCCCTTGCCTCGTCATGGTTGCCGTCTACTGCCGCATCTACCACCTGACTGCCCGGCGCACAGCTGCCCTCCTCACCACCCATGCCCCACGCCCCACTGGCAAGAAGGGGCTGGAGACTGGGATGCCGAGCCGGCGGCGCCGGAGCCAGCACCAGAGCATGTCACTGTGCCGGCAGCGACTGGTGCGAGCACGGGAGCGGCGCTTCACCGTCGTGCTGGCTGTGGTGATGGGGGCCTTTGTGCTGTGCTGGTTTCCCTTCTTCTTCACCTACAGCCTAGGGGCCATCTGCAGGGAGGGCTGCCACATCTCCAAAcccctcttcagtttcttcttctgGATCGGCTACTGCAACAGCAGCCTCAACCCCCTCATCTACACCCTTTTCAATCGTGACTTCCGTGCTGCCTTCCGCCGGCTCCTTGCGGTCCCCTGCTGGACTGCACCTAGCACCCCGCCGTGA